A DNA window from Fibrobacter sp. UWB4 contains the following coding sequences:
- a CDS encoding lipopolysaccharide biosynthesis protein, whose product MSLKQKTFKGVIWSAVERFSTQGVQFLFGILLARLLTPNDYGTIAMLAIFMAVSQTFIDSGFGNALVRKPDRSEADKATVFFFNIFMAIVCYAIIFLGAPFVAKFYEMPQLVDILRVLAINLIIQAFGSIQHLNLTIDLNFKTLAKVSFIGAIVGGAVGLLCAYNGLGVWSLVVQQMTTTSTRVLLFWILVHWRPKCFFSKASFKNMFGFGSKLLISGLLNTVYDNAYDLIIGKVFSAATLGNFSRASHLANFPSSNITGIFQRVTYPVLSKIQNDPEKLRLGYLKFLNMATLIIFPLMIGLAAIAKPFVLLVLTEKWFNVILILQIICIAQMWYPVHAINLNILQVLGRSDLFLKLEIIKKIAGITILVVTIPHGIIALCYGQWVSTCFSLVVNTYYSGKLLNAGLLTQLKMYIPTLLNSLVMGAICIGVTKLLPEQEHALQLALGIVTGVIYYIASNCIFNRATVKELLDLVSKKNKS is encoded by the coding sequence ATGTCTTTGAAACAAAAAACCTTCAAAGGCGTCATTTGGAGTGCTGTAGAAAGATTCTCTACCCAGGGAGTCCAATTCCTGTTCGGTATTCTCTTAGCTAGACTTTTGACGCCGAACGACTATGGCACGATCGCCATGCTCGCCATCTTTATGGCGGTGAGCCAAACATTTATTGACAGTGGTTTTGGAAACGCTCTCGTCCGAAAACCGGACCGCAGTGAGGCCGACAAGGCTACGGTATTCTTTTTCAATATCTTTATGGCGATTGTCTGCTATGCAATCATCTTCTTGGGCGCACCTTTTGTAGCCAAGTTCTACGAAATGCCCCAGCTTGTGGACATCCTTAGAGTCCTCGCCATAAACCTTATCATTCAGGCATTTGGTTCCATCCAACATTTAAACCTAACCATTGACCTGAATTTCAAAACACTGGCAAAAGTTTCTTTTATCGGAGCCATTGTTGGTGGGGCTGTAGGTCTTCTATGCGCTTACAACGGACTTGGCGTTTGGTCGCTTGTCGTTCAACAAATGACCACAACATCCACCAGAGTACTTCTGTTTTGGATTCTAGTCCACTGGCGCCCCAAATGTTTTTTCAGCAAGGCATCTTTCAAGAACATGTTTGGTTTTGGTTCCAAGCTATTGATTTCCGGTCTGCTGAACACCGTATACGACAATGCCTACGATTTGATTATCGGTAAAGTTTTTTCTGCAGCAACTCTCGGAAATTTTAGCAGAGCTTCCCATTTAGCAAACTTTCCTTCCAGCAACATCACCGGAATTTTCCAGAGAGTTACCTACCCTGTTCTAAGCAAGATCCAAAACGACCCAGAAAAGCTGAGACTCGGTTACTTGAAATTTTTGAACATGGCTACATTGATTATATTCCCGCTAATGATCGGTCTTGCTGCGATTGCAAAACCATTTGTACTTTTGGTACTTACCGAAAAATGGTTTAACGTCATCCTGATTTTGCAAATCATCTGCATCGCCCAAATGTGGTATCCCGTACACGCCATCAATCTGAACATTCTACAGGTGCTTGGACGTTCCGACTTGTTCCTGAAATTGGAAATTATCAAAAAAATCGCAGGCATTACCATTCTAGTCGTGACGATTCCCCATGGAATTATTGCCCTATGTTACGGCCAGTGGGTCAGCACATGCTTTAGCCTTGTAGTAAACACCTACTACTCTGGGAAACTACTAAACGCCGGACTTTTGACGCAGCTTAAGATGTACATTCCCACCCTTCTAAATTCTTTGGTCATGGGTGCAATCTGCATCGGCGTAACCAAGCTTCTTCCTGAACAGGAACATGCCTTGCAACTAGCCCTCGGAATTGTCACAGGAGTCATTTACTACATTGCAAGCAATTGTATATTTAACAGGGCAACAGTCAAAGAACTGCTAGATCTCGTGAGCAAAAAAAATAAGTCGTAG
- a CDS encoding IspD/TarI family cytidylyltransferase produces the protein MMNIGVIFAGGVGSRMHSRDLPKQFLKIHDKPIIIHTLSHFENCADIDAVVVVCVKEWIDFLNSLIEKHHLKKIRAVIEGGKTGQLSIYNGLCAAKEIAKEEPSIVLIHDGVRPLINPQLLSQNIQNVKQFGSSITGAIVKETIVEIDDNGGVVLVPDRAHSRVAKAPQSFWLKDILDAHQRALSENIHDFIDSCTIMKHYGYSLHMTDGPYENIKITTPDDFYTMRAILQVKEDAQIYGLE, from the coding sequence ATTATGAATATTGGCGTCATTTTCGCAGGCGGCGTTGGATCTCGTATGCACAGCAGAGACTTGCCGAAGCAGTTTTTAAAAATTCACGACAAGCCCATTATTATCCATACCCTGAGTCATTTTGAAAACTGCGCCGACATAGACGCCGTTGTCGTCGTTTGCGTGAAAGAATGGATAGACTTTTTGAACAGCCTCATAGAAAAACACCATCTAAAAAAGATAAGGGCAGTCATTGAAGGCGGAAAAACCGGCCAGCTATCCATCTATAACGGGCTTTGTGCCGCAAAGGAAATTGCAAAAGAGGAACCATCCATCGTCTTGATCCACGATGGCGTACGACCGCTAATAAACCCGCAGCTGCTTTCGCAGAACATCCAGAACGTGAAGCAGTTCGGGTCATCCATAACGGGCGCGATTGTAAAAGAAACCATTGTCGAGATTGACGACAATGGGGGCGTTGTCCTGGTTCCCGACAGGGCTCATTCCCGAGTCGCAAAGGCTCCTCAAAGTTTTTGGCTCAAGGACATTCTTGACGCACATCAGAGGGCACTTTCCGAGAACATCCATGACTTCATTGATTCCTGCACCATCATGAAGCATTATGGTTACAGTCTCCATATGACTGACGGTCCATACGAAAACATCAAGATAACAACGCCCGATGATTTCTACACCATGAGAGCAATCCTGCAAGTCAAAGAGGACGCCCAGATTTACGGATTGGAGTAA
- a CDS encoding CotH kinase family protein — protein sequence MLCSCVWSDIDSNPSYLPLDDSEYPYVDLPRLVIETENFAQIRNKETKIPAKLQIYGKNSPESDVLDLTVKGRGSSSFTMAKYGIKLKFKKKQALFGMPQDKEWDLIANQRDKSMLRNYITYQLAQILGDDYSPRSQFVEVFFNREYIGVYQLVEHQKVSKDRIDLTESDSSFFFEKTRDLDDDEVFFKSYLNNSFIIRYPKDANANITDFLKNHVDDFEQNLEKGDIDLKQWIDIDDFVRYYWIQEFSKNIDGAFGRSIFITWQDGEPFQMGPVWDFDLAYGIGNKQKTSPYSWYVRYQGWYKYLFKNKTFTEHVRKYWKSHRAFFENLPDSIQSSSKILQKASKNEFKRWPVLENDDHWPFVDSYKSYSDAVDSLKKWTKQRIQWIDEHL from the coding sequence ATGCTATGCTCCTGCGTTTGGAGCGACATAGACAGCAATCCTAGCTATCTACCGCTAGATGATTCGGAATATCCATACGTGGACTTGCCGCGTCTAGTCATTGAAACGGAAAACTTCGCCCAAATCAGAAACAAGGAAACCAAGATTCCGGCCAAGCTTCAAATCTACGGCAAAAACAGCCCAGAGAGCGATGTGCTGGATTTGACGGTCAAGGGTCGCGGAAGTTCCAGTTTTACGATGGCAAAATACGGGATCAAGCTCAAGTTCAAGAAAAAGCAGGCCCTCTTTGGAATGCCCCAAGACAAGGAATGGGACCTGATCGCAAACCAGCGCGACAAAAGCATGCTGAGAAACTACATCACCTACCAGCTCGCACAAATTCTGGGAGACGACTATTCCCCTCGAAGCCAGTTTGTCGAAGTGTTTTTCAACAGAGAATATATCGGAGTCTACCAGCTTGTAGAACACCAGAAAGTTTCCAAGGACCGCATTGACCTCACAGAAAGCGACTCGAGTTTTTTCTTTGAAAAGACTAGGGACCTTGACGATGACGAGGTCTTCTTCAAGAGCTATCTCAACAATTCATTCATCATACGCTATCCTAAAGACGCAAACGCAAATATCACCGATTTTCTAAAAAATCACGTAGACGACTTTGAACAAAATCTAGAAAAAGGCGATATCGACCTAAAACAATGGATTGATATCGATGACTTTGTCCGCTACTATTGGATTCAGGAATTCTCTAAGAACATAGACGGAGCCTTCGGCCGCAGCATATTCATCACGTGGCAAGACGGAGAGCCTTTCCAGATGGGACCCGTCTGGGATTTCGACCTCGCCTACGGCATAGGCAATAAGCAAAAGACAAGTCCATACAGCTGGTACGTCCGTTATCAGGGATGGTACAAATACCTGTTTAAAAACAAGACTTTCACGGAACATGTCCGCAAATACTGGAAATCACATCGGGCATTTTTCGAAAATTTACCGGATTCCATCCAGTCGTCATCAAAGATTTTGCAAAAGGCTTCAAAAAACGAATTTAAGCGCTGGCCTGTTCTCGAAAACGATGACCACTGGCCATTTGTCGATTCATACAAGAGCTACAGCGATGCCGTAGACAGCCTGAAGAAATGGACCAAGCAGCGTATACAATGGATTGACGAGCATCTTTAA
- a CDS encoding TIGR02171 family protein produces the protein MVKYLSTYIAIICTLVACSDNPGSTANDPSNKTPESHAGMILVEGSKKAITLGTNKKGAKESETPELKAILNYDYFMDATEVTCNEFKKVMKGEKIAKAIDCDKDGPVTDITFFDAVLFANKKSKNESLDSVYEYSSATFDDEGHCTNLSGFIYDADSKGYRLPTEAEWVKAATSSYKFKDFSGKLIEWTNDYLGKLKDTTIVNFAGAKNSNDLGERVVKGYNSDSGKLNLYSRGDVYTVTSASHADYIGFRLALGAIPEATWLDNQGRVLESPVLLLAKTGDLWDYTKTTGMKLVFRNDITGNLAYIDYAKDESSIIEIVDTISAYHPDISPDGKKVAFCTGLEGLTNQSSLYVRNLDSAGSKLIKLDVKSAAIPRWDVLKNGDTVITYVSNPGNNKDNDAFQSYSTWQVPFANGKFGTPKKLFNGAYHGGISEDENLSVTGAKLLRARVKGKDTIWYNKEQACNASLAKDSSKRTAFLDFAGKTGKDFIGKDYATHQYILIADSTGKLKQYIQAPTGYTFDHSEWAVGETNDNMVATLVNSSGAHKRISLMNLAKNKNIDLAEGEELWHPCFWIKKKTARDDNDFVFDPDSAGMYYNTSGACPNAIVFRYKMELLWQFKDSSNTVIIGSSRSYFGINPLLFNKEITAVNLSVSSSSIIGNSTLFYDYILPHYKKLKLLITSVDLDRGHYPGTTKDNIFYDSYKSYPGYVYDKNHDFWVGKETDRLYKATFNSPGAPKYASALRPNRGFYPQSSNQWGSPIFVMDSNWINWESSRTVFEGKIETFEKLLQKCNEEKITVIGVITPQNPAYKETGAFGRHGLLRSAVPKYMKILDDFMEKYPNFILVDENKMGDHDYTDEMAMDADHLSELGAAKLTHRLDSLIQTLDINWK, from the coding sequence ATGGTAAAGTATCTTTCGACTTATATAGCAATTATTTGCACATTAGTCGCCTGTAGCGACAATCCGGGCAGTACCGCAAACGATCCTAGCAACAAGACTCCAGAATCTCACGCGGGAATGATTCTGGTCGAAGGCTCCAAAAAAGCCATCACGCTCGGAACAAACAAAAAAGGCGCCAAAGAAAGCGAGACGCCTGAACTCAAGGCCATCCTGAATTACGACTACTTCATGGATGCTACCGAAGTGACCTGCAACGAATTTAAAAAGGTCATGAAAGGCGAAAAGATAGCCAAAGCCATCGATTGCGATAAGGATGGCCCCGTCACCGACATTACCTTTTTCGATGCCGTACTTTTCGCAAATAAGAAAAGCAAAAACGAATCTCTTGACAGCGTCTACGAATACTCAAGCGCAACCTTTGACGATGAAGGTCACTGCACAAATCTGAGCGGTTTCATTTACGACGCAGACAGCAAAGGTTACCGCCTCCCAACTGAAGCCGAATGGGTCAAGGCCGCGACAAGTTCATACAAATTTAAAGACTTCTCCGGCAAGCTTATAGAATGGACAAACGACTATCTTGGAAAACTCAAGGACACAACCATTGTCAACTTTGCGGGAGCAAAAAACTCTAACGATCTTGGGGAACGAGTCGTTAAAGGATACAATTCCGATTCTGGCAAATTAAACTTGTATTCACGAGGCGATGTCTACACGGTGACATCGGCCTCACATGCAGACTACATCGGATTCAGGCTGGCACTCGGAGCAATCCCTGAAGCCACCTGGCTAGACAACCAGGGACGCGTTCTGGAATCTCCTGTATTGCTTCTCGCCAAGACAGGAGATTTATGGGATTACACAAAGACAACCGGCATGAAGCTTGTATTCCGCAACGACATAACAGGCAATCTCGCCTACATCGACTATGCGAAAGACGAAAGCAGCATCATTGAGATCGTCGATACAATATCCGCTTACCACCCCGACATTTCACCCGACGGTAAAAAAGTCGCCTTCTGCACCGGGCTTGAGGGGCTTACAAATCAATCCAGTCTTTACGTACGAAATCTGGATTCCGCAGGATCCAAGCTAATCAAGCTGGATGTCAAAAGCGCTGCCATTCCGCGCTGGGATGTTTTGAAAAACGGCGATACCGTAATTACATATGTTTCAAATCCAGGGAACAACAAGGACAACGACGCATTCCAAAGCTACAGCACTTGGCAAGTCCCTTTTGCAAACGGAAAATTTGGGACACCTAAAAAACTATTCAACGGAGCCTATCACGGAGGCATCAGCGAAGACGAAAATTTGTCCGTAACAGGAGCAAAACTATTGCGAGCAAGAGTCAAGGGCAAGGATACCATTTGGTATAACAAAGAACAAGCCTGCAATGCATCCCTTGCAAAAGACAGCAGTAAACGGACCGCATTCCTGGACTTCGCGGGCAAAACAGGCAAGGACTTCATCGGGAAAGATTACGCCACGCACCAATACATTCTCATTGCCGATAGCACGGGAAAGCTCAAACAGTACATACAAGCGCCAACAGGCTACACGTTCGATCACAGCGAATGGGCTGTTGGAGAAACAAACGACAACATGGTCGCCACGCTTGTCAATTCCAGCGGGGCACACAAAAGAATTTCTCTGATGAATCTTGCCAAAAACAAGAACATCGATCTTGCAGAAGGCGAAGAACTATGGCATCCCTGTTTCTGGATCAAGAAAAAGACAGCCAGAGACGACAACGATTTCGTATTCGATCCCGATAGTGCTGGGATGTATTACAACACATCGGGAGCCTGCCCCAACGCAATTGTATTCAGATATAAAATGGAATTATTATGGCAATTCAAGGATTCTTCGAACACCGTAATTATAGGTTCTTCGCGTTCTTACTTCGGAATAAATCCTCTTCTGTTCAATAAAGAAATTACCGCCGTCAATCTGTCGGTGTCTTCATCAAGCATCATTGGCAACAGCACTCTTTTTTACGACTACATTCTGCCCCATTACAAAAAATTAAAACTCCTCATTACTTCTGTAGACCTAGACCGCGGGCACTACCCAGGAACAACAAAAGATAATATTTTCTATGATTCATACAAATCCTATCCAGGCTACGTTTACGATAAAAATCACGACTTCTGGGTGGGCAAAGAAACAGACAGACTATACAAAGCTACATTCAATTCTCCAGGAGCTCCGAAATACGCATCCGCATTACGTCCTAACCGAGGATTTTATCCGCAAAGTTCCAATCAGTGGGGTTCTCCCATTTTTGTTATGGACTCCAATTGGATCAACTGGGAAAGCAGCAGAACAGTATTTGAGGGAAAAATCGAAACCTTCGAGAAGCTGTTGCAAAAATGCAACGAGGAAAAGATTACCGTAATAGGCGTGATCACGCCGCAAAATCCGGCCTACAAGGAAACAGGAGCATTCGGACGTCACGGACTCCTAAGAAGCGCCGTTCCAAAATACATGAAGATTCTGGACGATTTCATGGAGAAATACCCGAATTTCATCCTGGTCGATGAAAATAAAATGGGAGATCACGACTATACAGACGAGATGGCCATGGATGCCGACCATCTATCCGAACTAGGAGCCGCCAAACTTACCCATCGCCTGGATTCCCTGATCCAGACACTCGACATCAACTGGAAATAA
- a CDS encoding polysaccharide biosynthesis tyrosine autokinase produces the protein MASSSKKEETDLFDLLKELAKNWKIMIPSIILSGIIGVFVAMWIRPVYKVDALLQIESKNSKSLSLMGGLGNLFASTSPAATEIELINSRQIIGEAVEKMHLQYIADPINKLDRLTHHEGRMELSAFEVPWDSIPTDEKIKPWIAKAIDSLSFELYDHNDKKILTGVIGQTYRIPYARDTVIFSVFNMEAVAGQKFELTKLDRLDAIAKFKGAFEVKERGKKTGILEFSYQDIYPDRATKIVNEIATTYLRQNVEQRNAEAQKTLEFLEKQLPDVKAQMDSSLLKFNTYRNKVGSIDIDAETRLVLEKRTRLQQSLLELQQKKQSAIRLFQPEHPTIKTLEEQEAAIKRELALNSNETKKLPATQQEVLKLTNEVDMSKIMYTTMLNNIQQLKLVSAGEVGSVRIIDFAEEVKKPSKPRKTVIVCIALFFGVLLGACIALLKSKFSNGVRDAHFIERETGFSVYAKVPKGNPKGTKGTCPLAVVEPDDVAIESLRTLRSSLEFSMDEGSSPIIGISGLIPGVGKSFISVNLAALYAGLGKKVLLIDADLRKGRLHKEFGIKRGKGLSQVLLHTATAEEVISKTEVENLEIIPCGNVPSNPSELLGSKRYNDLIQELKSRYDLIIIDTPPIMLVTDAALACRVAAQIVMVIEYNKHSIDAIQDGMKQLLKGNNTAHASFVINKYEHGHNDGYGYKYGKY, from the coding sequence ATGGCTTCATCTTCTAAAAAAGAAGAAACAGACCTTTTCGATTTACTGAAAGAACTGGCTAAAAATTGGAAAATCATGATTCCAAGCATCATTTTGTCTGGAATCATCGGCGTCTTTGTCGCCATGTGGATCCGCCCTGTTTATAAAGTAGACGCCTTGCTGCAAATCGAATCGAAAAATAGCAAAAGCCTCAGCCTCATGGGTGGCCTTGGCAATTTATTCGCTTCGACAAGCCCGGCTGCCACAGAAATCGAACTCATCAACAGCCGTCAGATCATCGGTGAGGCTGTCGAGAAGATGCACCTGCAATACATCGCAGACCCCATCAACAAGCTGGATAGACTGACGCATCATGAAGGCCGCATGGAACTCAGCGCTTTTGAAGTTCCATGGGACAGCATTCCTACGGACGAAAAAATCAAGCCCTGGATCGCAAAGGCCATCGACAGCCTTTCTTTTGAACTTTACGACCACAACGACAAGAAGATCCTGACAGGTGTTATCGGACAAACATACAGGATTCCATATGCAAGGGATACTGTGATTTTCAGCGTATTCAACATGGAAGCCGTAGCCGGGCAAAAATTCGAACTTACAAAACTGGATCGTCTGGACGCCATTGCAAAGTTTAAAGGCGCTTTCGAAGTCAAGGAAAGGGGCAAGAAAACAGGCATACTGGAATTCAGCTACCAGGATATTTATCCTGACCGCGCCACAAAAATCGTAAACGAAATCGCCACGACGTACTTGCGCCAAAACGTAGAACAGAGAAACGCCGAAGCCCAAAAGACTCTGGAATTCCTGGAAAAGCAGCTGCCCGACGTCAAAGCGCAAATGGACAGCTCGCTCCTCAAATTCAACACCTACAGAAACAAGGTCGGCTCCATCGACATCGATGCTGAAACAAGGCTCGTCCTTGAAAAGCGCACTCGTCTCCAGCAGAGCCTGCTTGAATTGCAACAAAAGAAACAGAGCGCCATTCGCCTGTTCCAGCCGGAGCATCCAACAATCAAGACGCTCGAAGAACAGGAAGCCGCCATCAAACGTGAACTGGCTTTAAATTCCAACGAAACAAAGAAGCTTCCGGCAACGCAGCAAGAAGTACTCAAGCTCACAAACGAAGTTGACATGAGCAAGATCATGTACACGACCATGCTCAACAACATCCAGCAGCTTAAACTCGTTTCGGCCGGCGAAGTGGGTTCAGTCCGCATTATAGACTTCGCCGAAGAAGTCAAAAAGCCTTCAAAGCCAAGAAAAACCGTTATCGTATGCATAGCCTTGTTCTTTGGAGTTCTTCTGGGAGCATGCATTGCACTGCTTAAGAGCAAGTTCAGCAACGGCGTTCGCGATGCGCACTTCATCGAACGCGAAACCGGCTTCAGCGTCTACGCCAAAGTTCCCAAAGGCAATCCCAAGGGCACCAAGGGCACGTGTCCGCTTGCCGTGGTCGAACCAGACGATGTCGCCATCGAATCGCTCCGCACATTGCGCAGTTCTCTCGAGTTCAGCATGGACGAAGGTTCAAGCCCAATCATCGGCATCAGCGGTCTTATCCCCGGCGTAGGCAAGAGCTTTATTTCCGTAAACCTCGCCGCCCTATACGCAGGACTCGGCAAGAAGGTTCTGCTTATTGATGCCGACCTTCGCAAAGGACGCCTGCACAAGGAATTCGGGATCAAGCGCGGCAAGGGGCTTTCTCAGGTGTTGTTGCACACCGCAACAGCAGAAGAAGTGATCAGCAAGACCGAAGTTGAAAACCTGGAAATAATCCCCTGCGGAAATGTTCCCAGCAATCCTTCCGAACTACTGGGATCCAAGCGCTATAACGACTTGATCCAGGAACTCAAGAGCAGGTACGACCTGATCATCATCGACACGCCGCCGATCATGCTTGTAACGGACGCCGCTCTCGCCTGCCGCGTTGCCGCACAGATCGTCATGGTCATCGAATACAACAAGCACAGTATCGACGCCATCCAGGACGGCATGAAGCAGCTTTTGAAGGGCAACAACACGGCACATGCAAGCTTTGTCATCAACAAGTACGAGCATGGCCACAACGACGGCTATGGCTACAAGTACGGCAAATACTAG
- the sppA gene encoding signal peptide peptidase SppA — protein MRKFIIPLFAFTTSVFAYLPGESGFVSLDGGHGVFGNPAGLSALDSKGALLTYQYDDGITELRVGGNLDRFGAGFEYRFDGKGMDESRWNLTHGFPLFDRSVFWGGRVTAFRSADFKGTEWTYSPGILIRPFTMLSLGYSCENLLYVGPSSMERIHNAGATIRMGDFLNVSYDVENWKEHRLLLELSLYGYRFGFKVPLYGDDDEYTLTLSTSFGGHVDASLKIFDDFLPKGGSIGFHAARNPRSSHVGQIVRVPLNMDVTEVEKKFLFFEPTSIGLMKVRNLFEYLLRDPSAGLVVLDFSGYKGNMAISEEINRYVKKIKARGGLVIAYMDDVRPSDLMAAANVDRIVVEPSAHFTWLGIGGGIVFYKGLLDKLGVKVEFLRHGAYKSAVEPYMEDSLSVNARSNMESLYKDLWEILRMRVAERIKTGSSTESLKMLDSLAQKPVITAIGAKKAGLVDTLLYIDQVPAYALKTFFDMDAPPHVGFRTWSPSNMKIFDESWKHRAKVALLNINGTIDSRMGEVVLDNLRRLPGMGVKALLVRISSPGGDAIASDKIWGALKNLKRFDIPIVASVGNVGASGAYYIACGADKIVAEPFAIVGSIGIYGGKIDASGLMQKIGLKTESVKTNDYADARSFTRPWTDTEKAALQEYMDDFYDRFTGVVSQATGIDQAVVDSAYGGGRVMVGWKAKEAGLVQSLGGFDDALDEVRELAGIPKSTDIELMQLNTDESFVESFVNAKSMGDFIRDIERTQFWAIEPALVNGY, from the coding sequence ATGAGAAAATTTATAATACCGCTATTTGCATTTACTACGTCGGTTTTTGCCTATCTTCCTGGCGAATCAGGTTTTGTTTCACTTGATGGTGGCCATGGCGTTTTCGGGAACCCGGCCGGGCTTTCGGCTCTGGATTCCAAGGGGGCGCTTCTCACTTACCAATATGACGACGGCATTACCGAACTTCGCGTGGGCGGCAATCTGGACCGCTTTGGTGCGGGTTTTGAGTACCGCTTTGACGGCAAGGGAATGGATGAGTCCCGCTGGAATCTGACCCACGGATTTCCGCTTTTTGACCGTAGCGTGTTCTGGGGCGGTCGCGTCACGGCGTTTCGCAGCGCGGATTTTAAAGGAACGGAGTGGACCTATTCTCCGGGTATATTGATTCGCCCTTTCACCATGCTCTCGCTGGGGTATTCCTGTGAGAACTTGCTGTACGTTGGCCCGTCTTCGATGGAACGTATCCACAATGCTGGTGCCACGATCCGTATGGGTGATTTTCTCAATGTGAGTTACGATGTCGAAAACTGGAAAGAGCATCGATTGCTTCTGGAACTTTCGCTTTACGGTTACCGTTTTGGATTCAAGGTCCCGCTCTACGGCGATGACGATGAATATACGCTTACTCTTTCTACTTCGTTTGGCGGGCATGTCGATGCATCCCTTAAGATCTTCGATGATTTCTTGCCGAAGGGCGGTAGCATAGGGTTTCATGCAGCCCGCAATCCGCGCTCGTCGCATGTGGGGCAGATTGTGCGTGTGCCGCTCAACATGGACGTGACCGAAGTCGAAAAGAAATTCCTGTTCTTCGAGCCGACTTCCATTGGCCTGATGAAGGTTCGAAACTTGTTCGAATATTTGCTCAGGGATCCGTCTGCAGGGCTTGTTGTGCTTGACTTCTCGGGCTATAAGGGCAATATGGCGATTTCTGAAGAGATCAATCGCTATGTCAAGAAAATTAAGGCTCGCGGCGGTCTTGTGATTGCCTACATGGATGATGTGCGTCCATCGGATTTGATGGCGGCTGCAAATGTGGACCGCATCGTTGTCGAACCTTCGGCTCATTTTACCTGGCTTGGGATTGGCGGCGGAATTGTATTCTACAAGGGACTTTTGGATAAATTAGGTGTCAAGGTGGAATTTTTGCGCCATGGGGCCTACAAGTCTGCGGTAGAACCTTATATGGAAGATTCCTTGTCTGTGAATGCACGTAGCAACATGGAATCGCTATATAAGGATCTTTGGGAAATTCTCCGTATGCGGGTTGCTGAGCGGATAAAGACGGGATCTTCGACTGAGAGCCTGAAAATGCTTGATTCGCTTGCGCAAAAGCCGGTCATCACCGCGATTGGGGCGAAAAAGGCTGGGCTGGTAGATACTTTGCTTTACATTGACCAGGTTCCTGCTTACGCCCTAAAAACTTTTTTCGATATGGATGCCCCTCCTCATGTGGGCTTTAGGACGTGGTCTCCGTCGAACATGAAAATATTTGACGAAAGCTGGAAACATAGGGCTAAGGTTGCGCTCCTGAACATCAATGGAACAATTGATTCGCGCATGGGCGAGGTGGTTCTTGATAATTTGCGCCGTCTCCCCGGAATGGGCGTGAAGGCTTTGCTTGTGCGGATTTCTTCGCCGGGGGGAGATGCGATTGCTTCGGATAAAATCTGGGGCGCGCTCAAGAACTTGAAGCGGTTTGACATTCCTATCGTGGCAAGTGTCGGAAACGTTGGTGCTTCGGGCGCCTACTACATTGCCTGCGGTGCGGATAAGATTGTTGCAGAACCTTTTGCTATTGTCGGGAGTATTGGAATTTACGGTGGAAAAATTGACGCTTCTGGCTTGATGCAAAAAATCGGGTTAAAAACCGAATCGGTGAAGACGAATGATTATGCTGACGCGCGTTCGTTCACTCGCCCGTGGACTGATACCGAAAAGGCTGCGCTCCAGGAATATATGGATGATTTCTATGACCGCTTTACAGGAGTCGTGTCGCAGGCGACGGGAATTGACCAGGCTGTTGTGGATTCCGCGTATGGTGGCGGTCGCGTGATGGTCGGCTGGAAGGCTAAGGAGGCCGGGCTTGTGCAAAGCTTGGGCGGATTTGACGATGCCCTTGACGAAGTCCGTGAACTTGCCGGCATCCCGAAGTCTACGGATATCGAACTGATGCAGTTGAATACGGATGAGTCCTTTGTTGAATCGTTTGTGAATGCAAAATCAATGGGAGATTTTATCCGCGACATAGAACGCACACAGTTCTGGGCGATAGAACCTGCTTTAGTTAATGGCTATTAG